Proteins encoded in a region of the Phaenicophaeus curvirostris isolate KB17595 chromosome 20, BPBGC_Pcur_1.0, whole genome shotgun sequence genome:
- the AGPAT2 gene encoding 1-acyl-sn-glycerol-3-phosphate acyltransferase beta — protein MGAGWVLWGAAALLLLHVLMALSPAVNFALRMGFYYLLFFVSSALTAPVCILVNGGRTVKNMRIIKTVVKTFKYFFGLRFEVKGLENFNVEGPAIIVSNHQSILDMMGLMEVLPDDCVQVGKKELMYAGTVGLIIYLGGVIFINRKSTSSAKMVMAEVAKTMATDNVKVWVYPEGTRNCTGDLLPFKKGAFHLAVQAQVPVIPVVYSSFTTFYNPKKNLFTSGKIKVEILPPIETKGLTSDDVSDLTDRCFRTMRETLFRLSGRPSEAKDSS, from the exons aTGGGCGCGgggtgggtgctgtggggcgcggcggcgctgctgctgctgcacgtCCTGATGGCGCTCAGCCCCGCCGTCAACTTCGCGCTGCGCATGGGCTTCTATTACCTGCTCTTCTTCGTGTCCTCGGCGCTCACCGCGCCCGTCTGCATCCTCGTCAACGGCGGCCGCACCGTCAAGAACATGAG aatCATCAAAACTGTCGTCAAGACCTTCAAGTATTTCTTTGGCCTGAGGTTCgaggtgaagggactggagaacttTAATGTGGAGGGCCCTGCTATCATTGTGTCCAACCACCAGAGCATCCTCGACATGATGG GGCTGATGGAGGTCCTGCCCGACGACTGTGTCCAGGTGGGCAAGAAGGAGCTGATGTACGCGGGCACCGTGGGGCTCATCATCTACCTCGGCGGTGTCATCTTCATCAACAGGAAGAGCACCAGCAGTGCCAAGATGGTGATGGCAGAGGTGGCCAAGACGATGGCAACTGACAAC GTGAAGGTGTGGGTGTACCCGGAGGGCACGAGGAACTGCACAGGGGACTTGCTGCCATTCAAGAAAGGAGCATTTCACCTTGCGGTCCAGGCACAG GTCCCAGTGATCCCCGTGGTGTATTCCTCCTTCACCACCTTCTATAACCCAAAGAAGAATCTATTTACATCAG GCAAAATCAAGGTTGAGATTCTGCCTCCAATAGAGACCAAAGGCCTGACGTCGGACGATGTCTCTGACCTCACTGACCGGTGCTTCCGCACCATGAGGGAGACCCTCTTCAGGCTCTCTGGCCGTCCCAGCGAGGCGAAGGACTCCTCCTAG